One Deltaproteobacteria bacterium genomic window, AAATTTGAGATTAGTCTTGAAGTATTAGGATCGTCAGTCCACAGGCGCGACCGGTAGCAGGAGGGAGGGGGGCCGGTTGTCCCCGCCCCGAAGCTCCCGTGCGCGCGGCGAGCCCGGACGTGGGATCCATGATTCCCGTGGCCTGGACGCCGCGCCCCGCGCCGGACCCCCTGGCACAGGTTCTGCTTCGACACGACCGCATGTGGTGGCCTGGCCGTGGATCCTTCCGATGCGCTCCGCGGCCCTCGACCGGCCCGTTCGCACGCTCCCGGGAAGGTGTCCCTGCCGGAGGAGCCAGGTGCTGAAGCTCTCCATCGCCGCGCAGCTCTGCTTCTTCGGAGGGCTCGGCGCCGCGTGCCTGTTCGACCTGCGGAACCGGCGCGTGCCGAACGCCCTGACCGTGGGCCTGGCCGCGGCCGGGCTGGTGGCGCGCGGGCTGGAGCTCGGGCTGGGGTCAATCGTCCCCGGCCTCGGCGGCGCCGCGGCGGGACTCGCCCTGCTCTTTCTCCCTTTTCACCGGGGCTGGGTCGGCGGCGGAGACGTGAAGCTCCTGGCCGCGATCGGCGCCTGGCTCGGCCCGCTGGCCCTCCTTCGCGCCTGGCTCGCCGCGGCGGTCCTCGGCGGCCTCCTCGCCGGTGTCTACTGGCTGCGCAGCCGCCCCGAGGAGCGGCGCACGATCGGGCTCAACGTCCGCCTCTCCCTGGCCCTGGGGAGCGTGGTGGCCGAGACCGACCGCCCCCGCCAGGCCTGCCCGCCCTACGCGCTGGCCCTCGCCGGAGGCGCGCTCGTGCAGGTCTTCTTTTTCGGAGGGGGCCATGCCCTCTAGAACGCCCCGGCAGACGCACCGCCGGGGCCTTCGCCGCGAGGACGGCTCCGTGGCGGTCGAGGTGGCGATCGGCATGCCGATATTGCTCATGGTGCTCATCGGGATCACCATGGTGGCCCATGGGCTCACCGTGCGCTTCGTGATCACCGGCGCCGCCTACGACGCCGCCCGGGCCTGCGGCCTGGCCAAGACGCCGACGGTGGACTGCGCGCAGGCCGTCGTGGACGCCAAGCTCGGGGGCACGAGCAACCGCTGGTGCAACGCGACGGCGGTGAGCGTGCGACAGAACGCCATCCCCGACGTGCCCCTCGTGCAGAGCCTGCAGGTCTTCGTGGTCTGCGAGCTGAAGGCCACGCTCGGCACGGAGATGCTCCGGCCGTACAACGCAGAGATCACCCAGGTGCGCGCGAGCGCAGAGCTGCCCTACTAGGAGACCGGCCATGGAGCTCGACCTTCAGAAATCCAGGCGCCGCCCGAGCGGGCTCGCGACCGTGGGCTTCATGGTGGGCGCGGTGCTCTTCGCCGCGCTGGCCGGCGTGCTCGTCTCGTCGATGCTCGGCAAGAAGTACGCGACCGAGCCCGTGGCGCCGGTGGTGGTGGCGCTCCGCGACCTTCCCTCCGGCCGGCCACTCACGGCGCAGGATCTGAGCCTCGCGAACTGGCCCATCTCCGCCATGCCGCGCGGGACCGCGTCGTCGGTGGCCGGGCTCCTCCGCACCGCGGGCGTGACGCTCGTGCCCCTCGCCAAGGGGCAGCCGGTCCTCGCCAGCCAGCTCGCCGAGAAAGGGAGCGGCCTCGGCGTGGCCTCGATGATCCCGCCCAGCATGCGCGCCATGGCCATCCGCACCGACGACCCCGTCGCCCTCGGCTCGCTCCTCTATCCGGGCGCCGTGGTGGACGTGATCGTCACCCTGCAACGCTCGTCGATGCGCGAGGAGAACTCGGTGACCACGCGCACGGTGCTGCAGCAGGTGAAGGTGCTCGCCGTGGGCGAGGACACCGACCCGGTCACCTCGGCCCAGCGGCTGCTCGCGCGCCGCACCGCGACGCAGGGCAACATGTCCATGCTCAGCTCGTCCGCGAACGACATGAAGGGGGTCGTCACGTTGCTGGTGAAGCCCGACGAGGCCGAACGTCTCGCGCTCGCCTCGCGGCAGGGGCGCGTGAACCTCGTGATGCGGAGCCCGGACGACCGCAACCGGGTCGACACGCAGGGGGCGACGCCGGGGGTCCTGATGGGGCAGAATCCCCAGGCCCAGGTGGATGGCCAGCCGGACGGCCCCGGCGCCATGGCCTCGGGCGCCGCGGCGCACCCCGAGCCGAAGTCGCGGCGGAGCAGCAAGCCCGTGCGGCGGGTGAGCCGGCGCATCATCACGCCCCCGCCCACGGCCAAGACTCCGGAGCAACCCAAGAGCTCGAGCGGAATGGTGATCTATCGTGGATCGGCTCCTCAGCAGTGAGCGCGTGCGCGCTCGCGTGGCAACCGTGAGTCGGAGCGCGCTCGTCCGGAGCGCGGTCGGGCTCCTGCTGCTCCTCGTCAGCGGCCCGGCGCAGGCCCTCAACATCGACGTGTCGCTGCGCGGGACGCGCGTGGTGCGCCTGCGCCAGCCCGCCACGCAGCTCAGCCTCGGGGACGTGGAGGTGGCCGAGGTGAAGCTCGTCGCCCCGACGCAGCTCCTCATCAGCGGGCGCAAGCTCGGACAGACCGTGCTCACCATCTGGCAGGGAAACCGGCCCACGAACCACGTGATCCGCGTGACCGTGCCCATCGACGGGGTCGAGGAGAAGCTCGCCGCCATCCTGCCCAACGAGCAGATCAAGCTCGAGGCGATGGGGCGCACCATCGTGCTCACGGGCCGCGTGAGCGACCCGGTGGTCTCCGAGCGCGCGCAGAAGCTCGTGGACGCGCACCTGCAGGGGATGGGGCAGCAGGCCCGCGTGCTGAACTTCCTCACCATCCGCGGGCGCCAGCAGGTGCAGCTCCGGGTGAAGATCGCCGAGGTCTCGAGGCAGGCGCTGCGCCAGATGGGGGTGAACCTCTGGGGGCGCCGCGGGGACTACTCGGGGGGGCTCACCTCGCCGGGTAACCGGCTCGCGACCGAGCTCGCCCCCGACCTCGGGCCGCGCGGGAATCAGCTCCAGGTGGGCGGCGCGAGCGTCCCCGGCACCCCCCAGGCCGCGGCGCAGGCCTCGGACACGCTGCCGCTCCTCATCGCCCCTTTCGCGGCCGACTCCTTCGGCCTCTTCTTCGCCGCGGGCGGGGCGCTCCCGCTCTCGGTCGCGGTCAGCCTGCTCCAGGGCTACGGCCTGGCCAAGATCCTCTCCGAGCCGACGCTCGTGACCTACTCCGGGCAACAGGCGCAGTTTCTCGCCGGCGGCGAGTTCCCGGTCCCGGTCCCGCAGGCGCTCGGCCAGACCTCCATCGAGTACAAGAAATTCGGTGTGCAGCTTTCTTTCTCACCGACCGTGCTGGGGGGCGAGCAGATCCACCTCAAGGTCTCCGTCTCGGTGAGCGAGCGCGACCAGGGCGGGGCCGTGCTGCTGAACGGCGTGAGCGTACCGTCGCTGACCACGCGCCACACGGAGACCACCGTGCGCATGAAGAACGGCCAGGCCTTCGCCATCGCCGGGCTGCTCCAGGACCGCATCGAGGCGCAGAACTCGAAGATCCCGCTCCTCGGCGACCTCCCCATCCTGGGCATGTTCTTCCGCAGCAAGAGCTTCGTGCGCCGCGAGGCGGAGCTCGTGATTCTCGTGCGCGCGCAGCTCGTGCAGCCGCTCAACCCCGGAGAGGTCCCGCCGCTCCCCGGCGACGACGAGATCTCCGACCCGGGGGCGCTGGCCTTCTTCCTGCTCGGCAGCATCGATCCGCGCATCAAGGTCGAAAAGAAGGAGACGGGCCCGGCGGGGCCCTATGGGTATTCGCAATGAACGCATCGAAACCACGTCGCGGCGGCAGCCGCCAGGACTCCGGTCGCATCTCGCTGGCGAAGACGAGCATCGTCTCGCCGGAGCAGGTCAAGCAGCTCCGCTCGAAGCGCGGCCTGCGGCCGGTGCCGACCTCCGAGAACCGCGGCATGCTGGTGGTCTTCTTCTCCGCCCACGGCGGGACGGGGAGCACGACCCTCGCGACCAACGTGGGGGCGATCCACGCGGCGGCCGGTCGTCCCACCTGCATGGTGGACTTCGACCTGCAGTTCGGGCACGTGCTGACGCACCTCGGGCTGCACGGGCACCGGCCGCTCTCGCACTTCGCCGGGCTCATGCAGGGCGAGGACGACGAGATGGCCACCGCCACCTTCCCGCGCCACCACTCGGGCCTCTGCGCCCTCTCGCAGGTGGGGCACATGGAGGAGCTCGGCCAGCTCGACGCGCAGATCATCGAGGGGCTCGTCAACAAGCTGACGAACAGCTTCGAGCTGACGATCATCGACGGCATCCGCGACTTCTCCGACCACGCGCTGGCCGTGCTCGACCGCGCCGACCGCATCGTGCTCGTCGCCACGCAGGACGTCCCCGCGATCCGCGGCGTGCAGATGCGGCTGAAGATCCTGCGCCAGCTCAACTACGACACCTCGAAGGTCATGCTGGTGCTCAACCGCTACAGCAAGGGGAATCAGGTCACCCTGAGCGCGATCGAGGAAGCCCTCGGCATCGCCCCGAGCATGACCATCGTGAACGACTTCAAGCGCGTGCACGGGGCGATCAACGGGGGTCAGCTCCTCGCCGAGGTGAGCCGGACGGCGCCCGTCACGCGGCAGGTCGAGCGGCTGGCCCAGCTCTTCCTCGTAGCCGACGCGCCGATCCCCGCGCCGCGCAGCGCCCGCGGCAAGGATCGCTCGCTCTGGTCCCGCATCGTCAGGAGGCATAAGTAATGAAGGTCGCAGGGCGGCTCTCGGGCCGCGGTGGGGCCGGCGGAGGCCCCACGGACCGCGAGAAGGGGGGGGCCGAGCGGGGGCTCGCGCCGGGGGTCGTCGCCGACCTCGACGCCGTCCTGGCCAGCCTGCACGACGAGGTGGTGGACCGCCTCGACGTGGCGAGCCTCCGGCACCTGGAGCCCGCGCAGCTGCGCGAGCGCGTGAGTCAGCTCGTCCGCCAGCTCCTGCAGTCGCGGCACACCG contains:
- a CDS encoding prepilin peptidase, producing the protein MRSAALDRPVRTLPGRCPCRRSQVLKLSIAAQLCFFGGLGAACLFDLRNRRVPNALTVGLAAAGLVARGLELGLGSIVPGLGGAAAGLALLFLPFHRGWVGGGDVKLLAAIGAWLGPLALLRAWLAAAVLGGLLAGVYWLRSRPEERRTIGLNVRLSLALGSVVAETDRPRQACPPYALALAGGALVQVFFFGGGHAL
- a CDS encoding pilus assembly protein yields the protein MPSRTPRQTHRRGLRREDGSVAVEVAIGMPILLMVLIGITMVAHGLTVRFVITGAAYDAARACGLAKTPTVDCAQAVVDAKLGGTSNRWCNATAVSVRQNAIPDVPLVQSLQVFVVCELKATLGTEMLRPYNAEITQVRASAELPY
- the cpaB gene encoding Flp pilus assembly protein CpaB translates to MELDLQKSRRRPSGLATVGFMVGAVLFAALAGVLVSSMLGKKYATEPVAPVVVALRDLPSGRPLTAQDLSLANWPISAMPRGTASSVAGLLRTAGVTLVPLAKGQPVLASQLAEKGSGLGVASMIPPSMRAMAIRTDDPVALGSLLYPGAVVDVIVTLQRSSMREENSVTTRTVLQQVKVLAVGEDTDPVTSAQRLLARRTATQGNMSMLSSSANDMKGVVTLLVKPDEAERLALASRQGRVNLVMRSPDDRNRVDTQGATPGVLMGQNPQAQVDGQPDGPGAMASGAAAHPEPKSRRSSKPVRRVSRRIITPPPTAKTPEQPKSSSGMVIYRGSAPQQ
- a CDS encoding type II and III secretion system protein family protein — translated: MDRLLSSERVRARVATVSRSALVRSAVGLLLLLVSGPAQALNIDVSLRGTRVVRLRQPATQLSLGDVEVAEVKLVAPTQLLISGRKLGQTVLTIWQGNRPTNHVIRVTVPIDGVEEKLAAILPNEQIKLEAMGRTIVLTGRVSDPVVSERAQKLVDAHLQGMGQQARVLNFLTIRGRQQVQLRVKIAEVSRQALRQMGVNLWGRRGDYSGGLTSPGNRLATELAPDLGPRGNQLQVGGASVPGTPQAAAQASDTLPLLIAPFAADSFGLFFAAGGALPLSVAVSLLQGYGLAKILSEPTLVTYSGQQAQFLAGGEFPVPVPQALGQTSIEYKKFGVQLSFSPTVLGGEQIHLKVSVSVSERDQGGAVLLNGVSVPSLTTRHTETTVRMKNGQAFAIAGLLQDRIEAQNSKIPLLGDLPILGMFFRSKSFVRREAELVILVRAQLVQPLNPGEVPPLPGDDEISDPGALAFFLLGSIDPRIKVEKKETGPAGPYGYSQ